The genomic stretch GACTTGTATCTCAATAGCTTCTGCAAATTTCTATGAGTTTGGAGTAATTGTTATCCCCAATTTGTTTCCTCATGAacatggagtactaaacatTTACACATTGACTGCTCTGCAATAAATGGATGTTAAATTTACTTGGCTGATCTGGTCTAGGTTCCAACCTGACATGTCTATCTTTCTTAGTCTCACAGAGAAACTGTTACATATGATGGGTTGGAATTTTCAAGGACCTCGCTGAAAGTATTATTGATGCATCCAAAACAAAGAAGGTGTATTCCTTTTGGGCATGATATCTAATTTACAGGGCCTTAAATCTAGCGATGATATAACAAAATTGTGCTCCCTACTAGTTTTGTTTGCTTGGAACCTTGACTGAACTATAAGCGATCAATATTTTTCAACATCTCCTTCATTTGACCATATTTTTCAAAACGTTTCATTGTTCCTTCTTAAGAAAATATGCCCATAATCAGTTCAATTTATTGGTCTTGCAGATGTTTTAAAGGAGGTATTGAAGGCCTTTCCCTCGTTAGCTATGACAAGTTGACAACAAATTCTGTAAATGCCACAGCTTTTGACACAGCTGCAAGTCAGGGCCACATTGATATTGTTAATCTTCTGCTAAAAAATGGATGCAAGCATCGATAGGATTGCGGAAATAGTGGCAAGACACTTTTGTATGCATCAGTTACCGGAGACCTGTATTGGACACGGAGCCCTAGTTTATCTGTGAAGCAGCCAAAGCGGTGTTCTTGTGAACCAAAGATAAGGGAGATGCCTCAGTTGGTGAGGAGACAGGTTTGTTGGTCTCTTCAAGGACATCTAAACTATTGGGCATCTTGATGCGGTCTGGAGGCCTGATATTTTTCCATCAACTGGTGTGAGATTTGTGGAAGTGCAGGGATAGTGGGGTTTCTTGGATTAAGCAAGAACAAGGCCTCGCAATTTAGGGATTTTTTCATGTTTCAATAGTCAATACCATCAGGTGAGCAAGTAAAGAGCAATTTGAATATTTTATCCTGGACATGGAGAAGCAACCCTGCACAAGAAATGGTCTGCTAGAAAAGCTGAAGAGCTTCTGGGGTATAGAGAACCGAAGAAGCTTCAAGTTCTTGTCATGGAGAAGCAACAGAGCTTCAAAAGGAATCAGGGTGACACCACACTCCATCAGGGTGGCGCAGACGCGCAGTGGTGGCGTTGCAGCTCGTCGGCACGGGAGCAGAGCAGCGGGGCGTCGTGGTGGTGGAGCAGcagggcggcgaggcggaggtgggagcggagcagcagcagccgcgcaGTCGATGGGTGAAACAAGAATCAAAGGCGGTGGTCCGAATTGCGCGGGACATGTTGAAGCTCTACCGGCTGAATCGCCTGAAACCGGATTCGTGGCATGAAGTTCCCGGGTACTCTTCTTCTCATCCGTTTCCCTTTCTCTGGTCTAACCGAATTCGTGCCATTAATCCATTATAGTTTCCACAGTTGGCGATCGATCTTAGCTGGGCATGCCGTTTATCAAATGTAGTAGGAGGCTGGAACAGCATTCATGAATCCAATTAACCCTTCTACCAGTATTTTAGTAATCGTGTGCATGCCGTTCTAATTTTGTTTGCTACTCTGCAGGAGGTTGGAGCATACGAAGAAGAGCCAGAGCTGGACGGGTGGGCCCACCCCGAAACGCACGGCCGAGGCCGACGAGTGCAGGATCAAGTACAACTCGCTCGTTCACTACTGCAAACGGCGATCGCAGCAGATACACGCCAACGCCTACGAGTTCGCCGAAGTGGGTGATCCGATCGACACCGTCGCGGGGGacgaggagctgctggatgcggcggccgccgacggcgagaaCCTCAACCTGCAGggtccgctcgccgccgccgaggctgtGGGCCCGGTCCTGCCGGTAGCCGGGGGCCCTTCAGCCGCCCCGCCGGAGAGAGGgggcccctcgtcgccggcgccgtggtCATCTACCGAGACGAACCTGCTGATCATCTTGTTTCCAGAGGCTACGAGGGAATCCAGCGGCAAGCCGTGGAAGCTGCTCGCCGCCAAGCTGTCGAGGGTGAGCTCCGTGAACAGGAGGACCTCGAAGGACTGCAAGAGGAGAAGAAATTGACGAAGCATATGCACCAGCAGACGGAAAAGGACAGTCAGTTCTTTTCGGCTCTCGAGGCTATGCAGATCATCGTCGGCGACAGATCTTTTGAATCAGTAGCTTGTGGTACTTACTGAATTGCGATCTAGTATTGTACTGAACATCTGAATCAGTGAGGAATATGACAGCACAAGGGCAATATTTTGAAAACAATGGGCCCATTCGGCTGGACTtgtaagccggctgaaaagctgaaacaactgatttattgtgagagaaaaatactgttcgatggctgataagccggctgaataagctgaagcgaacagacccaatATCTTGAAAAGCTACTCACATTCAGCATAACATTCGAAACCGTCCAATGTGGCTCGCAGTCGCAGGCTACCATCACGCCTTGGTCGTGCACGAACGAACAGCACGTCAAAGAAAGAGGAGAATGCCGGCCGCGAGGAGCGCCTAGCGTCACACGGCTGCtaacgcgcgcgcgcgcgacgaTCGCGGACCGGTGCCGCTGACCGGGCCAGAGAGGCCCAGAGCCCAGACGACCAAGGTCTTAGCAGCCAGCCCACGGCCCACGCGGCGCCCCCGGCCGTCCGATCCCGCCAGATCGCATCATCCCTCCATCCAGCTGGCccctggcgccggcgggccCCGCGGCCACGCCTCGAGACGTTTGTCGTGTCCGGAGCCCTCACGTGCCGTGCCGGAATCTCCCAGCGATCGATCCAACACATATGCCACCGAGCAGTAGAGCCGCGCGTGACGCCGAGGAAATCCTCCAGAAATATAAAGCCGTGCAGATCCAGCAGTGATCCCCCCCACCCGTCCTCCTCCCGTCCCCCCACCCCGACGCGCAGCCAGCCACTCGGCCAGAACCGTGCGGAGTTCACGAAGACAGAGCCCTCCTCCGCGACCACCAGCCACAGGAAAGCCCCACGCGTCGACGCGCTCCGTCTGTGTGGAGCGCACgagcgccggccggcggctagGGAGCGAGGGGATCGAGGCGGCTCGGCCGAGTGGAGGAGATGGACCGCAAGGATGTCGGAATCCTCGCCATGGACATCTACTTCCCGCCCAGCTGCGTGCAGCAGGTGAAATTCTTTCCCCCGACTCTGATGCTGTTTCCGTCGCCGCGGCCTGCGGGCGGGGCGAGTCTGATGCGGTGGTGGCACCTTTGATCCGCGGCTCCGAGGCCTTCCAGCATTGCGGGTGTGGGGATGATGGGGGTTTTGTAGTGAAGGATTGGGTTTTTGTAGGAATTGACGGGGGTCTTTAGTTCTCGCCAATTGCTGTCGAAGCTTAAACCTCTCGTGGTTGCAGTGCAATGCTGCTGCTTGGTTTGGTCAGAGGATGGGGGTCAAATCAGTAGTTAGAACTGCAACTGTTAGGATTGTTTGGAATCGAATCTGTGGAACTCCAGACAACCTGGAGAGGTTGCTCTCGGAAGATCCATGTAGAAACGGGAAAGGGATGTAAGTTTAAGGAGATAGGAGAATACCCGGGTAGATGGGTGTTTAGCAGGAATTGGGCATCATGTTCTGATCCAGCAGTCTCATAGATGGTACCTTTAATGCAGGAAGCGCTCGAGGCCCATGACGGCGCGAGCAAAGGGAAGTACACCATTGGCCTTGGGCAAGATTGCATGGCCTTTTGCAGTGAGGTGGAGGACGTAATCTCGATGAGGtatgtttttttctaaaattattcTTAGCCTCAAATACTGACTATTGGTATGGTGTCACATATTTCTACGTCACAGCGATTCAGTACTCTTTGTCGTATGCGGTTTCTATCTTAGATATAGGTTACCGTTTGTGATTTGAATCTCAGGAAAGAGCTATTTGCTTGCAGCTTGACGGTTGTCAATTCCCTCCTGAAAAAGTACAAGGTTGACCCGAAGCTTATCGGTCGCTTGGAGGTTGGAAGCGAGACGGTTATAGACAAAAGTAAATCCATCAAAACTTGGCTGATGCAAATTTTCGAGGTCTGTTCACCCAACTCTGTAAAATCACCAAAGTTGCATCCACATATATATAGAAATACTGAATTCATATGCTCAGCAACAGCTTTCTAATAAGAATGTGCTCAAGTGCTCTTATTCATTTGTTTTCCTGAAAAGTTAATTTTTGTCGGCTTCTATTCCCAAAACGCAGGAAAGTGGTAATACTGACATTGAAGGAGTTGACTCCAGCAATGCTTGTTATGGTGGAACAGCGGCCCTATTGAATTGCGTGAATTGGGTCGAAAGTAACTCCTGGGATGGACGATATGGTCTTGTCGTTTGCACAGACAGCGCGGTTTGTAATCCAACCTTTCCCTTTAAGCATGCCTGCTGTGATCGGTTGTTCCTTTCGGTTTCTGATTTTGCCATCTTGTGCTACTGTGGTTTCAGGTTTACGCGGAAGGACCAGCTCGCCCAACTGGGGGTGCTGCTGCTATTGCTATGCTCATTGGTCCTAATGCTCCTATTTCATTTGAGAGCAAATATAGAGCTTCTCACATGGCTCATGTTTATGATTTCTACAAGCCTGATCTTGCAAGTGAATACCcggttagtttttttttttggatccCTAAACCATCTAATTGCAAGTGGCAGCATTTCCTTATAACAGCAGATTCATTGCAGGTGGTTGATGGTAAACTATCCCAAACATGCTACTTGATGGCCCTAGACTCATGCTACAGACAGTTCTGCAACAAGTGAGCTGCAGCAACTTTGTTCCTTCCCTTTTAATGTCAACCAGATTTTTGTTCACTGAACTAGGTTTCTTCTGACCCACTGTAATCTCTGAATCTAGGTATGAGAAGATTGTGGGGAAACAATTCTCAATTTCTGATGCAGAATATTTTGTGTTCCATTCTCCTTACAACAAGGTAAGATGCAAATAACTGAGGGTTTAATGAAGATAAATAATTGCTCCAAAAGTTTCCccattttttgcctttttttttgtcttttaaGATTTCCTAATTCTCTTCTACCTCTGTTACAGCTTGTGCAGAAGAGTTTTGCTCGGCTTTGCTATAATGACTTCATGCGCAACTGCAGGTTTGCATTCTTTTATTGAGCTTTGTCCCCTTCCTGAGAAAAGTTGAGTTCCACTTTAAGATTCTTCTTAGGCCAAACAGTATGTAGGAATCAGTTCTGgtgaattttcaaatttcacATGCAGGTTACTCTTGTAGTTTGACACTAAGTCCAAGATGATTTTCATGAACTGGATCGTTTTTATACTTTATTGCCAGCTCTATTGATGATGATGCTAAAGAGAAGCTCCAGCCGTTTTCAAATCTGACTGGTGAAGAGAGCTACCAGAGTCGCGACTTGGAAAAGGTATTTTATCATTACATGCAGAAATTCAGTCATGTGAGAAATTTAGGATCTGATGGTTTTTATGCCAAATTTCCAGGCCTCACAACAAGTCGCAAAGCACTTGTATGACATCAAAGTTCAGCCATCGACTCTGCTTCCAAAACAAATTGGCAACATGTATACTGCATCCCTCTATGCAGCGTTGGCATCTGTGCTATATAACAAGCATGATAGTCTGGTATGCCCGGTATCTTTAATTCTTTATTGTATAGTTTTGTAATCTTGAATGCTGATGTTGGCTACTTCTTTTATTATAGGATGGACAAAGAATTGTGATGTTCTCTTACGGCAGTGGCTTGACATCCACTATGTTTTCGTTGAGGCTAAACAATGGCCAGCATCCGTTCAGTTTATCAAACATTGCTTCCGTGCTTGGTGTTACAGAGAAGCTTCAGTCAAGACATGAGGTAAGTCCTTCCATTCATGCTTGTCGCTCACTGCTTATAGACAACTGCACCTTCGGTATTTATTTTGACACTATGTTCGTGTATTTTCTCCTACCTCCTGCAAACAGACATTGCCCGAAAAGTTCATTGAGACGCTGAAGCTGATGGAGCATAGGTACGGCGCAAAGGATTTCGAGACTAACAAGGACACGAGCCTGCTGCCGCCCGGCACGTTTTACCTCACCCATGTCGACTCCATGTACCGGAGGTTCTATGACCAGAAGCCTGTAGAGGAAACAGCCGGTG from Setaria italica strain Yugu1 chromosome II, Setaria_italica_v2.0, whole genome shotgun sequence encodes the following:
- the LOC101778463 gene encoding hydroxymethylglutaryl-CoA synthase, which gives rise to MDRKDVGILAMDIYFPPSCVQQEALEAHDGASKGKYTIGLGQDCMAFCSEVEDVISMSLTVVNSLLKKYKVDPKLIGRLEVGSETVIDKSKSIKTWLMQIFEESGNTDIEGVDSSNACYGGTAALLNCVNWVESNSWDGRYGLVVCTDSAVYAEGPARPTGGAAAIAMLIGPNAPISFESKYRASHMAHVYDFYKPDLASEYPVVDGKLSQTCYLMALDSCYRQFCNKYEKIVGKQFSISDAEYFVFHSPYNKLVQKSFARLCYNDFMRNCSSIDDDAKEKLQPFSNLTGEESYQSRDLEKASQQVAKHLYDIKVQPSTLLPKQIGNMYTASLYAALASVLYNKHDSLDGQRIVMFSYGSGLTSTMFSLRLNNGQHPFSLSNIASVLGVTEKLQSRHETLPEKFIETLKLMEHRYGAKDFETNKDTSLLPPGTFYLTHVDSMYRRFYDQKPVEETAGGKAKCCNGFANGH